The genomic stretch ACATCCAAACCAGTGCTGCCCACTCCTGCTCCTACCAGCACCATATTTAAGCTTTTCATTGCCAATGATGAACACTACTATTGTGCATTTGATAAATAAACTTGAACTTGAACCTTCCTCAGGTCTCCTTGGAAGTGCTCCTGCTAAACTATATTATGATCACATATTAATAAAGTTAATGGATTCCTCTCTTCCACTGCCACTACACAGAAATTGGCAATACGAAGCATGCAGCCTCTCCTTACtttcttcatattttgtatcaatttGTTTTCAGATCATGAGCGTGTCGCGCCGCGAGGTGCTGATTCACGATAAGCTAGCGATTAAAAGTTTCTGGGAACAGAAAATCGACAGTCACAGTCAGATGTCCGGCAGTGAGGAAGAGCGAATGAAGAGCAGCGCCTTGTGCAAGTGAGTATTCTCCTCGGGGATGCGGGACCAGAGAGTCGGCCTCGATGGCAGCAGACCAGGGCCAGGGTCCTGATGCTGTCGGGAACTGTTTAACTGTGGTTCAGTTGAGCATCACAGACCTTGGCaccaaacaaatcaaaactttcaccCAAACACCGTTAGAAAAATGACAACCCCAGTGATTGCACTGTTACTAATTTATCCAGCTTTAGCCAATGGTTACTAAGTTAAATAATTGACTACTGTATAGAGTATACCTCATTAATATTCATAGACATGCATACAATATGAGCAGTTAACATATTATCTAGATACGAACAATGTGTACCTAATTATCAGAGAGCCTGCTGGAAAATACTGAGCACCCGTTTAATTCACGAGACAGAGTGTTTACGCTATTAATAGCAGAAGGTCCAATTAAGATCAATGTTTTGCCACCCTTGTTAATTACTTATGCTATGATCCGTGAATAGACTTTAGACAAAACATTTCAGataaaattaattgtatttttccccTCCGTAAGTGTGCATCTCCAAGCGCAGAGAAGCAATCACCGGCACTATTTTCTATTGATTATATGTCAACTAGATGGGGGCTGTTGGCTGTTTCTGCAGTACTTAGAAGTTTCATTCAATTTCACACACAACaaagtctcacacacacacacacagatttatatataatttaaaagctGCAGAAATAATAAGAAGCCAGGTCACTGTGCTGTAATCCAGGGGGGTTTTGAGTTCTGCTGACAACTCTTAGCTGTACTTTTCTCACGAGTAATGTTTTGCTCCTTTCCCTGCCTCATTTTGACAGGATTTCTGCTGACCCATATTAAAACCGTACACTGTCTGGGGGGTTATTTGGCTATTTTGTACCAtggtctttttaaaatatatagacaCAAACATCCGCTTTACCAATAGACACACCAATTCAGGTAGGCAGTAACACCACGGTCTTCTATTAGTTTACCGAGACAAAACCTAGATGCCATCTGTGTAGGTCAGTGAGAAACAGAGCACTCATGTCCTCCATGTGGGAGAGGGCCAGTGTTGACTAAGAGGTCCAAAAGCATCCAGAATGCTCTCAGCATTTGGACCCCAGACCTGTCCCATCAGAACAAGCATGACAAGCAATGCAACACGTCCCACAAGTGAAAAGTAGGtcaattgcattttttaaagtCTTTTTTAACTTGTACTAAGGACAGCTGAGCCATGTCCTCTTGGAAAAGACCTAACCTAATATCTGCTCCAATCTGTCTTTAATTCACAGCTGTTCTTATTGATGTGTTTCGCAATTCTAGTTAGCAGGACAGCCAGTTCTGAACCTTGACAATTCATGTGTATGTATTAAACTTGTAGGGGCGCTGACTCTCGTGTGAAGTTTGCCGACTGAACGCCGTGATTCCCAGAGCTTTCCTTTACAGGTGGAAAACTCTGTGGCATCCGCAGTGATAATCGGACGGCGTCGAGTAATTTCTGGCAGGCTGGTTGTCCACGCTGAGGCGTTACACGATATGTGGGTTTTACTTAAGGTCAGTGGATTATCAGATGGTTCTGGCACTAATACAAACTAGCTATAAAGCACATAATCCGGGTCCTTTGTGGCTGATTACCAGTGTGAATTTGTCAGCATTGAAGAGTCCAGGAAGCGTCCGGAAAGTCGAGCGACTACCTGTGTAAACTAACGGAAATATGGGCCGTtcacagcagaaaaacacatCTGTTCTATCGTGGATGGACCATAAATTGACTttaagggctggtttcacagacccgaACTGGCACTAGTCATGGACGACCCAATgctattttaggtagagtagaCTAGGCCAGTGCTAATCAAGGGCCGTGACACCAGCCAAGAGAGTCGGATCTCCTGGATACAGTTCCAGCCATCCTGTCGCTCATGAGATTGTTGTCTCCTCATCGCAGGCTGAGAGACGAGTGGGTCCAGAGGCTGGAGAGCCGCACAAAGCACCTGAAGAAGTTTAACGATGATCTCCTGCAGAAGAGACTGGCCCGGCTGAAGGACGTAGCCTAAAGACCGCTGTGGCGTCAGCTGCATAGAGATGACGTGCTAGTTAGTGTTTTATAAGCCATGATCCTCCCAGTCAAGGGTTTTCTTCACAGTAGTGCATGCACAGTTAGGCCACGACTATCATTCTTTCTTAAGGGGCTGAGCTAAACGGGTAGAGTATGTCCACTACCGCCTCATGACGGTTTTCCGCGCAGCGTGATCGACTGCATGGTTCGGCTCTGAGGTGGGAGCGCCGCGGATCTGCACGAGAGATTGGGTTTCTGTATCAAGGAGGTTGCTGTGCGGCTGTCTGGTTAAAGAGTGCGTGTGAATGATAGGTGGGCTGGGAATGAGATGCTATCAAAGATGTAGAGACTTAATGCCGAATGAAAAGCTGTGTAAGTCGAGTTATGAGTAATCTGAATGATCGTcaaaaatttaaaatctgtttttgaGCTTGAAATTGGTACTAGACTGATGACATGAGCTGATGACAAAGGTTTATAATGgattgtattattaatgtacagtttaaaaaaagttatcctttaaaaatgtatatatgaactGATTGAGTTAATACTGTTAATTAAGATTTGACTGTTCACCGTTAAGTAAAGCAGTGTTTTTCAACAAGGACGCCATCAGGAATTAAGTGGGAAAATGTCACACGAAAAACTACTATGATAATGAAATAAAGTTCACAGTTATGATCATTAAACAAGTTCACAtgggtttgtttaatttttgatCTCAAATGTCCTACAATGTCATAAATGTGTagattaatgtaaaataataacaataatgtgcCTAATTATGATGGTTACCGCTTTACATAATTTATAGTAGAACATTGCTTTTTATTTAGAATCCCTCAAACTATTCATTAGCATACCATTATGAGGATTATAGCtgaaagacaaataaataaaaagtgtaatatGGTGTATGTGCGTTCTTCTTGGTTGATGGTAGctaacaaaatcaaaaacctttttgttgaaaataaaaccaaatgtcTTGAACAGGACAGAATCAGATTGCTGTGGTAGTGGACACATAAAATCTCCGACAGCAGGAGCCTGTATTTCATCACGCAGATGGAGAATTCGCTCGGCCGAGGAATCGCAGACTGTGCGACTCTGCGTTGCATGGGCAGCAAAGTTGTGAACCCCTTTGTTACAACTCCATTGGCATCAAAAGGCTTTTTTGGTTAGAAACTGAATTTTCTTGGTTGAGGACTGGGAATCaaatgtgaataaaataaaataaaaacacttaaaaatggCTTTGTTCCTTTCCTTTTCTGGTAATTGGTAGTTGCACACATGGACTGGTCTACAGTAGTCtatgaaaaatattaaatgcatCAGGAAAACAATTGTCCCTACAGTGTTTGGCTCGCTCCTAAAAGTGAAGTGTACAGCATTTGTTTTACAGCATACACCAATAAACTGAAGCTTTAAAAGAGACTGAAGTATCTGGCTAATTTCAATGGGATAATGTAAAGTTAAGACTTGAAGGAGACATCAAATGCTAATGAAATCAGATAAGACCTTGTTGAATAATTAGGGCACGTTTATATTTGTGTGGTAGATTGCAATCAGAAGAGAAATGAAACGCATGACCTTGATCTCCACAAAGGGACGGTATTCATTTAGGCCACATGTTTGGAAAGGCTGAGAGGAACATTACAAGGATATATCCAGAGGGAACGCGAGAGGAAGATAAAGGATTAAATGTCGGAAGGGAAGttatcttttcttgttttttgaggGAAAGGGAGATAAGGGGGGCTAAAAAGAAAGCAGCAAAGACAGAAGATTGTTCCGAGAAAGTTAACAACCGAGAGAAGAGAACTGCGGGCGGGTCGAGGCTGGTCACTGAAGTTAAATGCAACAACGGCACAGAGAAATTGCATTTCCTCCTGAAGCGTTTCAGAAACCTGCCTGCATGTTGTTCTGCATCATGTGTGACTCCAAAAAGTTGaaagagaataaaaaacaaacacacaacagaaggaaaaaaaggaagTACAATAGAAAAGGAAACTTGGGTTTAACCCAGTGGAAGGCGACTGGCATCATCCATCGATGATTGAGCTCAGCTTCTGAAGACCAGGGCAGGAgctaagattaaaaataaaaacataagaccatgaaaaagtgtccaatcgagaggaggccattcgccccatcctgctcgtttggtgtccattaataactaagtgatcaaggatcctatccagtctgtttttgaatgttcccaaattgtctcttcagccacatcgctggggagtttgttcagattgtgacgcctctctgtgtgaagaagtgtctcctgttttccgtcttgaatgccttgaaacccaatttctatttgtgtccccgggtgcgtgtgtccctgctgatctggaaaagctcctctggtttgatgtggtcgatgcctttcatgattttgaagacttggatcaagtccccacgtagtctcctctgttccagggtgaaaaggttcagttcctcagtctctcagtaggactttcccttcagacctggaataagtctggttgctctcctctgaactgcctctagagcagcgatatctttcttgaagtgtggagcccagaactgtccacagtatccagatgagctctaactagtgcattgtacagtctgaacatcactgcccttgttctcaactcaacttttgacaatataccccagcattgtgtttgtctttttattgcttccccacattgtttggatggagaaagtgaggagtccacatagactcctaggtctttctcatgcgttacttcatctagttctgttcctcccatagtgtcattatagtggacatttttgttacctgcatgtaataccttgcacttgtacacattgaatttcatctgccaggtgtcggccacaactgaatattatctaagtccctttgaatagcctgtgctgccgagattgtatctgctgagccgcctatttcaggatcatctgcaaatttgacaagtttgctaactatcccagagtagAGGAACTGCAAGGGAaacaaaacagaagacactgtTGAACTCGTAGGCTGCAGCTGCCCCTCAACTCTCCTGTGGCTGACCAAACAGTGAGTTAAAGTGTCTGTTGTGTTTCGAGGTTTTTCTTGATACAGGTTTGAGTGTTACCCATTTCCAGACAATATATCATGTATACAAATGGGTTTAAAGTATCAAAACATTGTCAATTATCGTATATGACGTTCATAAACGTCCCCATTCCTGTCCTGGGATGTGTGTCCCAGTTAAATTATGTGCCGCCCAATGTGTACTGCAGTCGTGGAATTAGTCTGAACTCATGTGAGCGGGTAAGTGCTTTTGACATGTTTATATAGCCTTTCAAATTCATTTCGGAAGGAAAAAAcgaagttaaaaacaaatatctgtctgcttctttaaaaaaagtgGTTTCAAGATCCTGTCATGGAGGCGACAGACTCTCCTCGTCTCCTGAACCCCGTGACAGCGCATCGTGTGGCAGACGCTCCCAGCAACGCTTCTGTCAGCCGCATGGCAGACTGGAGACCTCAGAGGGATAATCCTGCAAACGCACACTCAGCAGGCAATCGCATGCCTTGAGAAACGTCCACTTCTAGACTAATCACACAACCTCCCCTAAAAATCCTACAGATCAGCACGATGAACACTAACGAACTGCAAAGTGTAGAGCTcgtgaaaataaaaatcatgatCTGACAGCTGTGACTATGAGCCACCCTTCAGTCACAAGACCATTAAAGCTGCGTTATTTCCTTACTTATTTCAGCTAAGGTGACAATGTGTCAAGAaaggattatgattattatgatcatCGTCAAGATCCATTAGGAAACTCGAATAAAAGGACACTTCCGCATTAAGCGCAGCCGGGCAGCCCTTCGGATGAACCGAACACAGAGGAGATGGTCTTTAATAGCTTTGATTGCAGGGTTTTTCCGACACTGTTTCGGGTCCTTATCGACTTGGGGGTGGTTGGGCACTGGGTACAGGCACCTCCCGTAGACCTGGCTGACTGATGGCATCTCTCCATCACTCTCTTTCCACTGAGAGCAGAAACAAACCCACAGGGGGGAAAGCATGTCAAAAATTCACTTCAGTTTATTCACTTATCTCCttgtttgattaattattaatCATTTGGTCCCAATTTATTAATGGACAAATTTGGATGGCAAATATATTAGCTTATTGGCATGTCTCACATTCCTCAGGGATAGTGACTAAACTGGGTATTGTTGCACACTCTCGAGACGCAGCCAACGGCCGCGTTTACTGTGCTGTAAAAGTCACATGTTGTTTTTTGGTCGTGTCGTACATGGCTCCTCAAGACACCAGACTGTACCATTGTTtgcatcttttctttttctattttttaattattacttctattattattagatCTCCTCAGATTTGTTCTGGGTATTCTAGCGTGAGATTGGTCTGTAAATCTAAAGCATGGGATGTGTGAACACTTTAGATCAGCCACCACTGAAAAGATGTACTAGAGCAtagcagattattattattatgattattattatgacttcAAGTGTGTTGTATTTTGGTGGATCAAGATATTCTCCCCATCCTGCATTGTACTTTGGTTTCATGACTGCCTTTACAATCCCAATATCTATGtgtctagtccagtccagtccagtgcagaAATGTCATTTTGTCTGGCCAGTCATTAGTTGCACAAACGAGGGAGGTCATTCCAGCATTCAAGTCACATGGAGCCGCTATAAACAGAGTGAAAGGAGGCTATTTTCTGAAAAGGAAGAGCTATAAAGCTGCTCAGCTGTTATGTGCAATCCTCAGGTCTGCTCAGGATGTGCCCAGGGGCTGGCAGGGGTTTATAATGGAGCTGTGAACACCGTAACAAATCAATTGCCGTTTCTCCGGCTCCCTCGTTATGTGGAGCGCTGGCAGACACTCGTGGGCCAGGTGTGAAGGGGGAAGATTCCCGGCACGGCGCTGTGCTGTCAGAGTTCAGCTGGTGGAGGGAGCAGCGCTGTGTTAATGGTGTGGCCCCTGTGTGACTGGGGGCCGCACAGCTACGTGACCTACAGCACAGCATGAAAGCACCTCATTAACAAGGAGCACAAGTGCCAGGGCTCAGTGAACTACACTGAGAGTAAGATGACCTTGAAAAAAAAGGTcaaggttttaaaaaataaaacaagtgttgtttttaatatggTCTTTAAAATGGTCTTTCATCCAGCGTCTGTGTTCTGCGAGAGTAAAACCGCCAGACCCTCGCGCTGTGGTGATTCAGCAGCGTCTGCATCCGCCCGTATCTGGAATTACTCAGTAATGGCTTTTAATCATTTACATTCACTCTCCAAAAAGACGCGGTGACCATGAGGGCCAGGCAGCGCGGGAGAGTGTCTGACGCCGCGCGCTCCAGTGCTCAACGAAGGGTGTCCGCTTCATTCCCAAGGCAATGAGCTGAGCAAGGACGAATCAAGACACAGTTCGGGAAGAAAAACGAAAACAGCAAAAAGTGACTTCTGGTATTACAGCGATCGGCGAGCATGACAGGACTGACGACGGTCCTGCACTGAATACCAGAAAACAGCTCCTCTGGACTGGGATGAACCAGGGGCCACAGCCGATCCAAACAACAATGCACtttaagaaaatacagaaaCGCACCAACAGtaacagacaaacaaataaataaataataacaataaatcgACAGGTATGCAGTCAGTGAAGGCTGACATCATGAATCTAGAGACTGCAGAGAAATCCTTCCCTCAGCTCACCTTGTGCAAAAGGAATTTACATTCACCGAAGTATGTAAACATGTAAATCACTCATTAGgggcaaaaacatatttttggggTAGCTTGTATTCACTGAAAAGACATTCCGCGATATGGGCATGAAGTGCATGTTTCTCTCAGTAAATAGCTGACAGCATCACAGCGGAAAACAGAACAGAATGCAGGAGCAGGAAGCAACGATTGTTAACAGGAACCGGTGCTGACAATGTCATCGCTTTTCGAGGATGGCAGCAGCAGGATGCAGGATGTGGGTTGACTGGCTAATACAGTTATTGTTCTTGCACACGACTTATATTGAATTATCTGTTCATAAAGCACTGtcacatattttaaaagcttctcaacctttttttttttaagttcatgCTGATTTAATTTGAGCATAATAGAGGAAATACACGCACGACCGGTGCTTAGAGATGTGCAAACCATATTAAAACCACCTATGATGTCTGCTTTTGTACATTAGTGAATCAAACTGGGATGACTGCGTTTTAAACGTGGAAATGTATTCAGTTTTCGGGAGAGTCAGCATTTTACTTCACtgccttttgtttgttttttctatcGCAGAAGGAATGAACAAGTTGACAGGGGCCTCAAACACACGTAGGAGTTGCATGTGTATTTACTGCGTTGCAACACGCAGACATTGTACAGTGTGAAGTGTCCGTGCACAGCAGGCTGAAGATAATGCTTCCACATTCCAAAATATTATATTCTCAGATACACTATCAATGGAAATTAATAAACTAAAAGCACAGAAAGAATGATAATTTACCATACTAAAACATCGCTAGGCTGATTGAAATAAGCCGACTGGAAAAGCTAAGTAACATCGTTTCACTCCTCGAATTTCCATGCATAGCGCCAATAGTAgccgcacccccccccccccccccgcttctGCAGTCCATGCACAAATCATctgcgtctctctgccccgGCCCTCCCCCAAGTGcatcgcaggctggcaggcGGCACAGACACAGGGCTGCACGAACACAAGAGCAAATCCAACCACAAGCAAAGACGACATAGAGTAGGGCTGGCAGTGCTCCGAGATTGCTGGCTGCGGCTCCGCAgaggctccagaggttcagctccagttCCAGGCCGACTCCAGCAGCCCCAGTTCCAGCTCCGGAGCGGCTCCACACTGCAGCTCTGGCTCCGgctgcttttaaccagctccagctccagacccacaaaaaacagtgcaatcTAGGATGCgatcattatttataacgtttccttttttacttcttttatgtaaataactgtttaacaaaaacaaaacattaataacaaacatctgtttaaccattcaaacatgaaaaagtagaaaattataaagatgtctgtggcaattagggttgccagcCGGCCAGGATTTTAGCGGATTGTCCGgtatttgtacactacatggccaacagtatgtggacaccccttctaattagtgtattTGGCATGtgggaggaagattctatggtctgatgagactcaacgctaagcgctacatttggcgcaagcctaacactgcacatcatcctgagaacatcatccctaccgtgaagcatgtgGTGCACCATTACGCAacatggatgcagcaaagtacaaagAAATCCTGTaacaaaacctgctgaagtctgcaagagaccctggacttgggagaagattcatcttccagctggacaatgaccccaaacatacagccaaagccacactggagtggcttaaaaataaaaaggtcagtgtcctggagtggcccagtcaaagcccggacctcaatccaattgaaaatatgtggaaatagttgaacattgctgttcaccaaagctccccatccaacttgatggagcttgaacaattgtgcaaagaagaatgggctaAAGTGGCCAACAAGGTGCAGGGGCATGACTCCAGCAGgtgaccttaactccctggcaaccaacttttggacaaactagtcAGGACACTTCAGAAAACAGACGGCTGTAAAATGAGGTTAATTTAGGCAGAatttggttggaacaaaataatttggaaatacttaaaCTTTAGAGTTTAAATAGACTTTActtcttttgcaagtggtttatgagagatgTGCCCTGAGATGAACGGAGTGAGAAAGTAAAGGTGTCAtaattacaattcataaaaaatatgtattatgtactaatggctggagtgagaactgatcttattttataacccccaaaacacaataaaacctatgaagttatttattttgttaatttaagaaaactggacttaatatctgggTGAGTTTATTGGAGGGGGGAacgagtggagcagctccatgacctcagctccgGCTCCGTGTCCTGGGTCGGTGCACGGCTAACCCTAACATATATACAGAATACTTTGTAACAAAATTTCCCCAAGACACATGGGCCGGACCAAAGACAAGACTTGGCAGTGAATGGAAGTCACAGAGGGGTTTGTATGTGTAGCACAGGGGAGCACAGGGCAGTGAAGGAGAGTGCTGGTCCAGGGGGCGTTTGAGGATGACAGAACAAGCGCCCATGGTGCCGAGGAGtgttaagtggctgattgctggagaaagtgagggtTAGTTTTGATGTGATGATgaagacctctggtggtgagcttgtgaatggcgggatgtgtgggatacaGCAGTGACACTAAGCACCGCAGAGATCCGCACAGGGCGGCTTCCTGTGAGGGACGAGTGCGGCGGGGCAGGACGCAGCTATTGGCAGCTGTTTAACAAGAGCTTTTGATATGAATCGATTTTCCTGCTATCGAGTCATATCTCTTCCAGAAGTGGAGTGAAGCTCCGTGGAGATCTGCAGGGAACAACGACATTGTtttagtgtgtatatattttaagtcaTAGCCCATTTTTGTATAGGTTTTAGCTGATTCATTGATTTAGTATTTGTAATTCCCTACTGTATGGAGTACTGGCAGCTACATGCCTTCATGCCCTGTGCTGGCTGTGTTCGAGTGTATAAACTGTCCTTTGTTTAATAAACCTGTTGTAATATAGTTCATAGGGGTTGATAGTTGCAGTACAGGAGCATGTTAGGGAGAATCAGAACAGAAGTCAGATGTGTAAAGAAGTGTTCAAGTAACGTGGTGTGCTGTAATAAAGTCCTGGTTGCATTGAAGCTTTATCATTTGTTCTGTGcctgaatatatatacatacacccaAGAAATATAACAGTTTCTGGCGACGAAGGTGGGATGCTTGGAAAACCTgtctacataaaaataaataaataaaagtggagCAGACACAAGAATGGCATGCATAGACAAAGTGACCGAGTTTCGGGAGGACAAGGAAGATTCTGAATCTTACATGGAAAGGCTGGCGAAAAACATGTCAGTGTCTTTTTGTCTGTAATCGGGTCTGAAGCATACGGGCTGCTCAAGAATCTAACTGCGCCAGACAAACCTGAAGATAAAACGTTTGCTGAACTACAGGTGCTACGCAAGCATTACGAACCCAAGCCAGGTATCATAGTTGAGCGCTTTCGTGTCCATAGGAGGGATCAGAATGAAACAGAGACACTTTCTGACTACATCCTTGTGTTCAGGCAACTGGCAAACACAGGTGAGTTTGGCTCCTCAGAGGCACTCAGAGACACTCAGAGACAGGTTTGTCTGTGGCTTAAAGAGCGAGTCCACACAGAAGAGGTTATTATCTGAAAAGGATTTGACTTTTGCCTCTGCTACTGAAATGGCTTTAGCAATGGAGATGGCTGCTATGAATCCTCAGGAATGTGCAGGGAAGACAATGAAGAAGACAATAAAGCAGAGAAAGTCTGGACGGAGACGCAGCGCTGCAAAAGTAAACACGCTCATATCAAACAAACAGCACCCTCTGGTGGTCGACACAGGATAACTGCTACAGATGTGGAGGAAAGCACAATGCTAGTTACTGCTGTTTTTGCGCCACAAATGTAAGAAGATTGGTCACATTGCACGCAGCTGCAAAAGTAGGAGACATGTGGGCACGACACACATTGTAAGGGAAGAACAGGAGACCAATGACAGCAGTAGTGAAGCAGCAAAGGAGAAAAGGCAATCTGCATTTCATTGTGTTTAGAAGATAAACCTGTAAAAATGCAACACTAAAGAACTGTTCCAGAGACACTCTACCAGAAGGCATTGTCCCACAGTCAACGAACAAATAGTCCACTGCAGTTACAGACATACTCGGGAGAGAAAATACCAGTCCTGGGACAGATTCATGTTTGAGTGAAATACAATTACCATTGATAGTAGCGAAGGGTGACAGACCTGCACTGCTGGGGAGGAACTGGCTTCAAAACATAAAACTAAACTGGTCAAGTATTTTTCAGGTGTCTAgaggagaaacaaacaaaacactcaaaGAGATCCTGGAGCAGCATAAAGAAGTGTTGGAGAAAGAATTAACCCCTATCAAGATCTTCACAGCCCGATCAATACACACAGAGGCTTGTACTGCTTCCATAGGTTCCCTTGTGGTGTATCAAGTGCTCCTGCTATTTTCCAGGCCATCAGGGACAAAATTCTCC from Amia ocellicauda isolate fAmiCal2 chromosome 8, fAmiCal2.hap1, whole genome shotgun sequence encodes the following:
- the LOC136755267 gene encoding protein FAM240C-like, with product MSVSRREVLIHDKLAIKSFWEQKIDSHSQMSGSEEERMKSSALCKLRDEWVQRLESRTKHLKKFNDDLLQKRLARLKDVA